The sequence below is a genomic window from Deltaproteobacteria bacterium GWC2_55_46.
GAAAATGAACAGACGCTCGAGCTCCTAAGGTCCTTCGGGGTGGACTATGCCCAGGGATACTTCATCGGGAAGCCTTCGCCTACCCTTCCCCACAATGGTCCGTGGTTCAATAAGAAAGAAACGGCGCGAGTGGTTTAGCCGAGAAAGGGCAGGCGCGCTGGTGAATTAGTTTTTTGAGGCGTGCTTCTTTGGTACGCCGCAGCAGCCGGCTTCTGAAGCCAACGATGCAAATGGACTTTTTCAGCAGCCGGAGAGCAGCTCCACAAGCGCCCTGCCAAAGCCCGGCAAGTCTCCGGGATGGCGCGATGTGACAAGCCTTCCGTCAACTACCACGGGGGCGTCTACGTACGTGGCCCCGGCGTTTATGATATCTGTCTTGACCGAGATATAGCAGGTGGCCTTTTTTCCCTTAAGGACACCGGCCTCTATCAAAACTTGAGCCCCGTGGCAGATGGCCCCGACCACAAGGCCAAGGCCGTTGGCCTCCTTGACGAGATCGACCATAGGCCCGTTTATCCTCATCCTGTCGGGTGCCTGCCCTCCTGGGATTATAAGCCCCTTGAAGTCCCCTGCCTTTACCTCCGCTGCCGATTTTTTCGCCTCAAGCGGGTAGCCGTGCTTGCTTAAGTACGTACCCGCCTTCGGACCGACTATTGTTACCCTGTGCCCCGCCTCCTGAAGCCTGTAAAAGGGATATAACGCCTCAGCGTCCTCGTAGCCGTTCTCTATGAGCATGATTATCTCTGACATGGGAGGCCTCCTTAAAGAGAGCTTTTATCTTCGCTCTTAATCGACCAGATAATGCTCTATGGCTTGCTTCGGTTACCCCCCTTTAGAAAAGGGGGACGAGCCCTTGGGGAGGCCGCTGTCACTTCTTCCCCTGCATCTCTCTTTTCATCCTTTTAGATAACATATCCGCATGCCGTATCGGCTCCGTGAGCCTGTACCTGCTGGCAGACGCAAGGACTATCCTTACCGAGCCCTCTATATCTATAAGATGACCGGGTGAGATGAAAAGGGGTCTCACATTATCCCTGGTCCGCACCACCGCGCCGACTTCAACTCCGTTATATATAAGCGGAGAACGCTCGCCCCTCATCATACCAGGCTCTTTGTACTCTCCCACAAGGCGCGTCTTGGCGGCCCCTATGGATGGCATATCAAGGAGAGCGCCCATGAAGGCGGCGATGCCAAGCCCCTTTGGGTGGGCTATACCCTGTCCGTCGAATATCAGCAGGTCAGGTCTTTTGGTCAGGCCCTTCAACGCCTTTATCACAGCCGGCCCTTCCCTGAAGGACAGAAGGCCGGTTATGTACGGGAAGGCCGCCTCTGTAACAACCGCGCTATCTTCAAGATGTTCAAGGGACGGGAAGCCGAAGAGGCTGGCAGCGCATGCGATCCTGTCATCAAAAAAAGAGGCGTCGACCCCGGCAATGAGAGAGGGCGGCCTCTTAAGCGGCATGATCCTGAGCCTCTTTCTTACCTCTTCCTGTATCTCCCTTATGCGTTCCCTGTCCCTCGGCCACCTGAGCCCTTCTATGACGCGAGGCTCCACCTCAGGCGCCCCTGTCCTTTTTCAGAAGCCGCCGCAACTTCCCTATGACGCTTCTCTCCCTGTACTCTACCCCGGCCCTGGCGCCGGAGACCTGCGTGCCCATCTCTACCTTGATGGAGCCCGATTTTTTCACTGCCAGCACCTGAGAGGGATAGGCCGACCTGTGGCCGGTTATCATGAAACTTATCACACAGGCGACGGCAGCGTAAGGCGCGACCTCTGCCCCGAATAGCTCTACGGACATGATCGACGCCGCGATCGGCGTGTTTGCCGCGCCCGCAAGGAGTGCGACGAAACCTATGGCGGAGAGCATGGCCGGGTCTACGGAGAGCACCGTTGAGAATGCCGAACCGGCTGTCGCGCCGACGAAGAATATGGGCGTACCGATGCCCCCGTGGCCGCCGAAGCTGAGCGTTATCGATGTAAAAAACGACTTCAGTATAAAGGCGTACCAGGGCACCTCGCCCCCTTCGAGCGCCGTTTGTATCGTCTCGAGGCCCAATCCGAGGTAATCCCTTGAGAAGATAAAGGTGAGCGCGACCAGCAGGCTTCCAGCCAGAAGGGCCTTTGCCTCGGTAGATAGCTTTATCGCTTCTGACGCCTTTTTTCCGAGCCTCAGCGTCTCGACCAGCAAAAAGGAGCAGAGGCCGAAAAAGACCC
It includes:
- a CDS encoding protease — translated: MSEIIMLIENGYEDAEALYPFYRLQEAGHRVTIVGPKAGTYLSKHGYPLEAKKSAAEVKAGDFKGLIIPGGQAPDRMRINGPMVDLVKEANGLGLVVGAICHGAQVLIEAGVLKGKKATCYISVKTDIINAGATYVDAPVVVDGRLVTSRHPGDLPGFGRALVELLSGC